In Blastopirellula sp. J2-11, a single genomic region encodes these proteins:
- the dtd gene encoding D-aminoacyl-tRNA deacylase, whose protein sequence is MRAVVQRVASASVRVDGEIVGAIQQGLLVLLGVEPQDISADVAYMADKTANLRIFEDDAGKMNLSVMDIGGAVLAVSQFTLLGDCRKGRRPAFTGAAPPELANVLYEEYVAAVRQLGLPVETGVFRAQMEVSLLNDGPVTLLLDSRKQF, encoded by the coding sequence ATGAGGGCCGTTGTGCAAAGAGTCGCTTCGGCCAGCGTTCGCGTCGATGGCGAAATCGTCGGCGCGATTCAGCAAGGCCTGCTGGTGTTGCTCGGCGTCGAGCCGCAGGACATCAGTGCTGATGTCGCCTACATGGCTGACAAGACGGCGAACCTGCGGATCTTTGAAGATGACGCCGGCAAGATGAATCTCTCGGTGATGGACATCGGCGGCGCGGTGTTGGCGGTCAGCCAGTTCACGTTGCTGGGCGATTGTCGCAAAGGTCGTCGACCGGCGTTCACCGGCGCCGCGCCGCCAGAGTTGGCCAACGTGTTGTATGAAGAATATGTGGCGGCTGTCCGTCAGTTGGGTCTGCCTGTGGAGACCGGCGTCTTCCGCGCGCAGATGGAGGTCTCGCTTCTCAATGATGGCCCGGTGACGCTGTTGTTGGATAGCCGCAAGCAGTTTTAG
- a CDS encoding sialate O-acetylesterase, producing the protein MKLRFLYAAALAIGLSTLCATSRLQAEVQVPALFTDHMVLQRDLPVVVWGTAAKGEEVAVSVASLEGKTTADADGHWKVKLGELPAGGPHRLVIQGKNEIAIEDVLVGEVWVCSGQSNMQWPIDRAIDADLEVMTAKLPQLRLITVPNVAAQSPKSDFNGKWEVCTPETVKGFSAVGYFFGRQLQQTLDVPVGLIDNSWGGSAAEAWTNRDLLEADARYADMLKGWDQRVADYEKKKAEYKTALATWNQSADKKPADKPQPPKDPGVNGNHRPANLYNGVLSPIVGYGIRGAIWYQGESNAGRPEEYGHLFPMMIQNWRDDWRQGDFPFYWVQLADFRSENPEPVDSNWAVLRESQTFTMDKLPNAGEAVIIDLGEGRDIHPRNKQDVAKRLARIALARDYGIAVPYQSPRFKSLEVKDGKAIVTFDTYGTKLYSFDAPQPVGFAIAGADGKYVWATAKLVGDDKVEVSSPSVKEPVSVRYAWADNPVCTLQNSAGLPATPFRSDKPE; encoded by the coding sequence ATGAAGCTTCGATTCCTCTACGCCGCCGCGCTGGCAATTGGTTTGTCTACTCTCTGCGCGACTAGCCGGCTGCAAGCCGAAGTCCAAGTACCAGCTCTCTTCACGGACCACATGGTGTTGCAGCGCGATTTGCCGGTCGTCGTTTGGGGCACAGCCGCCAAAGGAGAAGAGGTAGCCGTCTCGGTCGCTTCGTTGGAAGGCAAGACGACGGCCGACGCCGACGGGCATTGGAAAGTTAAGTTGGGCGAGTTGCCTGCTGGCGGTCCGCATCGCTTGGTGATCCAAGGCAAGAACGAAATCGCGATCGAAGACGTGCTGGTCGGCGAGGTCTGGGTTTGCTCGGGGCAATCGAATATGCAGTGGCCCATTGATCGCGCCATCGACGCCGATCTAGAAGTGATGACCGCCAAGCTGCCGCAGCTGCGCTTGATCACCGTGCCGAACGTCGCTGCGCAATCGCCCAAGTCCGACTTCAATGGGAAGTGGGAAGTTTGCACGCCGGAAACGGTGAAAGGCTTTTCCGCGGTTGGCTACTTCTTTGGTCGTCAATTGCAGCAAACGCTTGACGTGCCGGTTGGATTGATCGACAACTCGTGGGGCGGTTCTGCAGCCGAAGCTTGGACCAATCGCGACTTGTTGGAAGCAGATGCGCGCTATGCCGACATGTTGAAAGGATGGGACCAGCGCGTCGCCGACTATGAAAAGAAGAAGGCCGAATACAAAACGGCGCTGGCGACTTGGAATCAATCGGCCGACAAGAAGCCGGCGGATAAGCCGCAGCCTCCCAAGGACCCCGGCGTCAATGGAAACCATCGCCCCGCGAATCTTTATAACGGCGTTTTGAGCCCGATCGTCGGCTACGGCATCCGCGGCGCGATTTGGTACCAAGGCGAATCGAACGCCGGGCGTCCCGAAGAGTATGGGCATCTCTTCCCGATGATGATTCAAAATTGGCGCGACGATTGGCGGCAAGGGGACTTCCCGTTTTACTGGGTTCAGTTGGCGGACTTCAGGTCGGAGAATCCGGAGCCTGTCGACAGCAATTGGGCCGTGTTGCGTGAATCGCAAACCTTTACGATGGATAAGCTGCCGAACGCCGGTGAAGCGGTGATCATCGATCTCGGCGAAGGTCGCGACATTCATCCGCGCAACAAGCAAGATGTAGCGAAACGTTTGGCGCGAATCGCGCTCGCTCGTGACTACGGAATTGCTGTTCCGTATCAAAGCCCTCGCTTCAAAAGCCTGGAAGTGAAAGATGGCAAAGCGATTGTCACGTTCGACACGTACGGTACGAAGTTGTATTCGTTTGACGCGCCTCAACCGGTCGGCTTCGCCATCGCCGGCGCCGATGGCAAATATGTGTGGGCCACGGCCAAGCTGGTCGGCGACGACAAGGTGGAAGTTTCCAGCCCCAGCGTGAAAGAGCCGGTCAGCGTTCGCTATGCGTGGGCCGACAACCCGGTCTGCACGTTGCAAAATTCAGCCGGCTTGCCGGCGACGCCGTTCCGGAGCGACAAGCCGGAGTAA